In the genome of Lathyrus oleraceus cultivar Zhongwan6 chromosome 4, CAAS_Psat_ZW6_1.0, whole genome shotgun sequence, the window ATTATATTTGTACTTTTATTCCTGAACTTTATTTTCACACACTAATGTAGGTTGTGTTCTTGGTTAGTTACAATGGAAGTAGATTGTGATCTTAATTTAATTAGGCTATCTTTTAATAAAATATCTGGCTATCTTTATCACTATGTAAGAAGAATCACAATGAATTCAAATAGCAAATAATACAATTGATAAAAAAAAATGGCTTTTATTAAGCAATACAATACAATCAATCTTCAAATGTACAAGTAACTTGAGGCGTTTAATATAGGCCTCAAATAAATCAATTCCTTCATGTCCAATGGAGCTCTTGCCTTTGTATATACACACCAACAACAGCCCAAACAAGAGCTAAGCTTAAGTGATTCTCCATGACAGCTAGCCAAATGCAGAGTTTCAAAACATTTTGATCACAAGATTGAGAAACATCATGTTAGGTTTTTCGAGTTGGTGTTAAACTGACATTGATGTGGGAATGACGTCAACGACAATGTACATAACAGAGGGACCATTTTGAATGACATTTTACAACGTCAGAGATGTAGTTCTCAGTTCGGAAAACTGAAGGACTATTTTGACCGATGCTTACAATTTCGAGGACTAATTTGCCTACTCACTCATTTCCTGTCCAAATATGCGGTTTGCAATCACTGGTGTTATGAAGAGTTAAAACACCAAAAGAAGATTATTCCCCGTTGTTAGCTTAGCTGCAAAGTAAACTAAACATGAACAAACCTTTTTTTTTTCTCTCAAAAGTATGAAGATTGATCATGAAGAACATTCAAATGTGCCAATACTCTAGCTGACATGGATCTAACTCTACCATTACTCCTCTGTGTTAAGTCAACTAGAGGCATTTGAGCTGAAGATCCATACAACTGTTTGAACTCTACTAGCTGAAAAATCCTTTCCAAAACATTTAGAGACTTTTCTTGCAGCTCAGGAGAGGAAGAACTGAGAAATTTTATTATCAAGGGTATTGCATTTGCTTTAGCAAGCACTTTACTACCACTCTCTAGTTTTTCACCTTCAATTAATGTTAATAAAGCGTCCAAAGAAGCTCCACAAACTCCATAATCAGATTCTCCAAGATTCCTCGTGAGTGGTCCAATTGCTTCAGCTGCCAACAGGCAAAATGATGACTTGACAGTGCATATTCCTCCATGAACTCTGCAGCCAATTTCATTTGGAGCTGAGAAGCAACACAGTAGTCCTTTTCGGTTCAGAATAGGTTTGCCGAGCCTAACCGTGCTTTTAGAAAATTCAGCGAGACATAGTGCCGCACGTTGTTTTGTCAAGGTTGTTCCACTCCCAAGCAACTGCACTAAAACAGTTATAATACCAGTTTCAGCTGCAACCTTTTGCCACTCCAAGTTAGTTGGAACTGTAAACCGATGTAAGGCACCAATTGCTTCCTCTACTAAGTTACTCCTTTGAAGATCACTGTCTCTACCGTTGTGAACATACTTATAAATGATTGGAAGTATACCAGCATCCAGAATCCATTGAGTTATTTGATCAATTTCTGGCAGATGGCATATTATTCCCATGGCAGAAAGTATTTCCTCTTTATCAGATGAAGATTCTAGGATCCGAAGTAAAGTATTGATGCACTTTTTATCAACATTCTCTAGTATGATGGCTTCATCACAGCTCTCTACCAAGCATGAAAACAATTTTACAGCACTTGCTCTTAGGTTTGTATTCTCATTCTCACACAGTCTAACCAATTCTGGTATAGCCGAGCACTGTTCATGCATAAGTACTCATTTAGTTATATTATATTGACATAAACAAAATCATCAAAATAGTTTAAACATTTGGAAAGGATAAGTGCATGAACGATAAAATAGTAGAAAATGGATTTAAAAGCCAGGCATTGTAAGGTTTCAATAAAAATAGTCCATCTGTTAATATTTTGTTGGGACTATAACATGAAACGTTAATGAAATATAAAATTTAGGTCTCTTAAAGACTAATTTACCAGTAACTAGTACCTGCATAATTACAAATTACTGACAAATTTGTCCCAAAGATGACCTAAATTTTATAAGTAATTAGTCCCCTAGCTGTTTGACATTGATGCGAGATCAATGTGCAATATGACATGTCTAGTTAACACGCCACGTCATAGCATCTAACAACAGAATTTAACAGATGAGCTGTTTTGAATGACATTTTATATAATTTTGAGAACGTACCTATTCCAAAAAAATGAAAGTCTATTTTGACAGATGTTTAAGGACGAGTTTGCTAATTCACTTGAAAGCTATTTATACTTATGGTCAGTAGGATTCATACCTGATTTAGCTTGGTCTTGATAtatgaagatgaaggtgactgGCACAAGACATAAAAGGTCAGAATAATGTTTTGTTGCACACCAGGTTGTGTCACCCTGACTAAAGGAAAAAGGTTAAAAACATCATCATCAGAATCTAGTAATAAAACTAGTGTTTGGGCATCTTGAGAGGTAGCTGAGGCAGCAAGTTGCATGATTATGCCTGCTACATCTTCCCATAAACTTGATGTTTGTATGCTATGATGGAAAAGGAGGTCAAGCAACGGTCGCGCGGCACCTTGTCGAATCATTTCTAGTCCATTTCTCTTTAAACTTGATATATTCCTAAGAGCTTTAGTAGCCACCTTTTTCATCTGAAGATCATAATGTAAGAATAGGTGAAGAAGAGGAGCCAATACACCACCATCAAATAAAGACTCTTTATTATGGTCAGTTAACTCCATTTCTGCTAAAGTTCTGGCCATAATCATCTTTACATCATCTGGCCCTGCATAGATAATGATATAGAAACAGGTTATGGTAAAGGCCTGTTTTCATACAATCATTCAGGTTATGGGGAGTAGTGTTCTTAACCGAAATTTATGTGGTTCTTTGAATCTTAGTAATAAAATTATAACACAGGTGTATTGTACTAGAAGTTGCATAAGATATATTTGTAGAACTATGTTATTTTGATGCACAAACTTGATGATAAATTTCGACAATAGTTTAGATGGTTAATGAGTTGCAACAACTTGTTATAATATTCATTAACtagaaaatgaaaataattaaCCACATATTTAAACTTCCTTAACAATCTAAGTTAACCAAATTTTAACAATCTAAGTTAACCATCTAAATTGTTGCCGAAATATGTGTAAAAAATCATTTCTGATATTTGTATCTATGCTCTTTTAGGTTTCCATACAAGTCTTTTATAAGAAAAAGAGGAGTAAAAGAACTAGCAATGGAGCACTAATACATCAAATTGACTAATGTAGATTAAAGATTAAACAAACCTGTGGAGAGACGCTGCAGTAAATGCGTGAAATAATTTGCCTTTGCCATCAGTATAACATTCTGATCAGAGTACGAAAGATTATACAACAGCTCAGTTGCATCTCTAGCAGCTTGGTCATCATCTCCGTTAGACATAGTCACCAATAGCAGTATGCAACCTTGAACTTTTCCAATGTGTTCCCGCGCCCTGTCATTTCTGGATAATTCAAGCAGTAATGCTACTGCTAATTTTCTTTCTTCTGAACGTCGTCCAAGAGAATGGACGATCGATTCAACTGCATCATCAACCGTTACAATTCTTTCCTGTAGAAAAGAAAGTTTAGTCCTCGAATGTGTAAACTAGTATTAAAATAGAAAATGGATAGTATTTTCATTTAAGTACCTTAGCTTCGTCATTATCATTTGCTAGAATGCAAAGGATGACAAAAGCACGATTCCTTATATCGCGGTTTTTCGAACCGAGAATTTGGATAAGAACTAGTATGTAGTCTTCAAGCATCAACCACTCCCTGTGTTGCTCTCTCTGCTCACACAAATCTTGAACAGTTTTTAGACATTCCATTACTTCATCATCATCTCCAAACTGGTGtattttttctttcaaagtaGCAATTGTAATCATTGTATTTCTATCTTTCCATTCTTCTATGGATTGTTTCAAAGTTTTGTTAGGTCTCAAAACCGATGTATCTAAAGGAATCAATGTCAAAGGACACAGCTTGTTTCCTTCTCCGAACCATTTTTCTATTGCACTTCTCTCAAATGTTTGATCTGATGAAGTTTCAACAGGTTCCATCATAACATCATGTGTGATAGGACAGTAAAATGACTGTAAAGGCTCTAAGATCCGAGTTCCTAAAGATTGGCGTTTCGCAAAGTATTTCAGTTTCCTTTCGCACGGTGATGAAGCTGCATCAGCTCTTTCCAACAAAGCAATGATCTGATCCATTTGCATAGCTTCGGCCTTCTTCTTATCAACACGGGCATTTTCGATTTCTTTCTTAAACTCTTCAAGTTCAACCTTCATTGTCGACCTCTCATTTGTAATTCCAACAGCCTCAGCAATGAGAGTTATTAAATTATTTGCATAAGAACGACCGACATTGTTTTCCCTTATCCCTGACTCGATTTTCTCTAAAATCTCTTCATCCGCTACCGCAGCCTTAAACCCAGCTCTCTCCATATTATCACAAATCTTTTCAATTTCTTCCAATATTCCAGCCGAAAGACCCGATGCAGCTAAAGGAAGAAGACCGAGCGCCTTGCTTATCTCCTTTGTGTGATTCTCTAACCGCTTTACAATGGACCTGCAATTCATCAACAGATAAAACTTGCTCTTCTTGCCACATTCTAGAGCAAGTAACTTCGCACCCTT includes:
- the LOC127076110 gene encoding U-box domain-containing protein 44, whose amino-acid sequence is MMVVDLLTSGPTTTAISQIIDTIGEFLFYASDVLVNKDSFKELGAYLERIMPVLKELRKEKVSDSEAFNRAIDVMNRETKGAKLLALECGKKSKFYLLMNCRSIVKRLENHTKEISKALGLLPLAASGLSAGILEEIEKICDNMERAGFKAAVADEEILEKIESGIRENNVGRSYANNLITLIAEAVGITNERSTMKVELEEFKKEIENARVDKKKAEAMQMDQIIALLERADAASSPCERKLKYFAKRQSLGTRILEPLQSFYCPITHDVMMEPVETSSDQTFERSAIEKWFGEGNKLCPLTLIPLDTSVLRPNKTLKQSIEEWKDRNTMITIATLKEKIHQFGDDDEVMECLKTVQDLCEQREQHREWLMLEDYILVLIQILGSKNRDIRNRAFVILCILANDNDEAKERIVTVDDAVESIVHSLGRRSEERKLAVALLLELSRNDRAREHIGKVQGCILLLVTMSNGDDDQAARDATELLYNLSYSDQNVILMAKANYFTHLLQRLSTGPDDVKMIMARTLAEMELTDHNKESLFDGGVLAPLLHLFLHYDLQMKKVATKALRNISSLKRNGLEMIRQGAARPLLDLLFHHSIQTSSLWEDVAGIIMQLAASATSQDAQTLVLLLDSDDDVFNLFPLVRVTQPGVQQNIILTFYVLCQSPSSSYIKTKLNQCSAIPELVRLCENENTNLRASAVKLFSCLVESCDEAIILENVDKKCINTLLRILESSSDKEEILSAMGIICHLPEIDQITQWILDAGILPIIYKYVHNGRDSDLQRSNLVEEAIGALHRFTVPTNLEWQKVAAETGIITVLVQLLGSGTTLTKQRAALCLAEFSKSTVRLGKPILNRKGLLCCFSAPNEIGCRVHGGICTVKSSFCLLAAEAIGPLTRNLGESDYGVCGASLDALLTLIEGEKLESGSKVLAKANAIPLIIKFLSSSSPELQEKSLNVLERIFQLVEFKQLYGSSAQMPLVDLTQRSNGRVRSMSARVLAHLNVLHDQSSYF